In Pan troglodytes isolate AG18354 chromosome 20, NHGRI_mPanTro3-v2.0_pri, whole genome shotgun sequence, the genomic window CGCCACAGCGAGTTCAGAGGCCGGAGGCATCCAGTGTCCACAGAGTGACCGGCAGGCCCCAGCCCCACAGGATCATCGAGGTGGCCCTGGCCTTTCGAGGCCACAAAAATCaacgtttatttttatttattttatttatttatatatttatttatgagacggagtcttgctctgtcccccaggctggagtgtggtggcgcgagctctgctcactgcaagctctgcctcccgggttcacaccgttctcctgcctcagcctcccgagtagctgggactacaggcacccgccaccgcgcccggctaattgtttgtatttttagtagagacggggtttcaccgtgttagtcagcatggtctcgatctcctgacctcgtgatccgcccgcctcggcctcccaaagtgctgggattacaggcatgagccaccgcgcccggccatcaatgtttatttttaagtagcAAAAGAGAAGTCAGCAGCGTTGGAGAACTTGAACATTACAGCAACATCTGAAGAAGATGTTCTTTCACAAACCTCAGATTCCAGGAGATGAGCACCGTCCGCTTCTCAGAGAAAATTGTCTGAGGCCTCTGGGAGACAGGAGGGGGTGCGCTTAGCAACAGCCCAGGCCTCCTTGCATGTTGGGACGGACGGGCCTTCCTGGGCTGGCCCGGCCTAAATCTGCTGCTGCCCACCGAACACCAAGGCGCCTTCTCGTGCCCCAGAGGCCACCAGCACCCgtccccctgcctccctccagcCAGCGTCAGGTGGGGACCTGGCCACTGGAAGGGAGGTGTCACCTGCTCTGGGGCATCCAGGAGGGAGGGGCTGCGGGAGTTTTGCTGGAGACCCTCCAGGTGGGGGTTATGGGGTATCATGGCGGAGCGTGTTGGGAAGTTTTCGGTGAGCTGGGCGTGTATTCGCCTTGGTGCCCCCCTAGATCCCTGGGTGATCCCCGTGCCCAGTTTTCAGGGGAGACCATGGGGGTCAGAGAGCTGACCAGGCGGGTGGTCTGTGTCTGTCCCCTGCTGTTGAAATGAGGGGAGGTGAGAGGAGACGCCGCGTGCCTGGGGAGGCAACACTTTCTGCCGTTTGGCTGGTTTATAAAAATCAaagatggccgggcacggtggctcacgcctgtaatcccagcactttgggaggccaagacgggcagatcacgaggtcaggagattgacaccatcctggctctactaaaataccctgtctctactaaaaaaaatataaaaaattagccgggcgtggtggcgggctcctgtagtcccagctactcgggaggctgaggcaggagaatggtgtgaacccgggaggcggagcttgcagtgagtcgagatcgcaccactgcactccagcctgggcgacagagtgagactccatctcagaaaaaaaaaaaaaaaaaaatcaaagatgggGGCCTGCTGGGACCGTTTGATTTCTTCCCGTTCAGACCCTGCCAGATCCTGAGGCTGGCCCAGCTGCCTGTGTCCTCTGGGGCTCCCTGAGGAGGCAGTACCAGCTGTGGTGTGCATGACGGACAGGGGTCCCAGTTGGGGGGTGCAGCCTCCCGATGGGCCAGGATGGGGGATGCTTGGGTGCCCTCAGGATGTGCAGGCTGGGCGGGAGGAAGCGGTGAGAGTCCACCCCTACCCACCTTCCTCttctctgctgtttttttttggagacagagtctcgctgtgtcgcccaggctggagtgcagtggtgtgatctcggctcactgcaagctccgcctcccggttcacgccattctcctgcctcagcctcccgagcagctgggaccacaggcgcccgccaccacagccggctaattttttgtatttttagtagagacggggtttcaccgtgttagcgaagatggtctcgatctcctgacctcgtgatccacccgcctcggccttccaaagtgctgggattacaggcgtgagccaccgggcccggccattCTCTGCTGTTTTCTGACTCAGCATCGTGAAACAGGACCTTAAGCTGAGAAGTGGTGAGATTGGGGCCATCCTCATTTCCACATAAGGCCGCGTTCCTGTTTACTGGGGGCTAGGACTTGGCATGTCTTTTTCGGGGATAGCCCAACCCTTCTGTGTGAAAGGGGTCGTGATGGTCACTGCAGGATagcaagcacaccttggccccTCAGTGGGCAGTGGGTGCAGGGCTGGACGAGGGCCCAGGGGGCAGAAGCTAGTGCACCGATAGCGTGTGTCATCTGCGGCCTGTGAGCACTGACGATGCCCGAGTGGCGGAGGGCGGGATGCTTCCACgtgctcaacttttttttttttttttcttgagacagagtcttgctgtgtcgcccaggctggagtgcagtggtgccatcttggcttactgcagcctccacctcctgggttcaagtgattctcctgcctcagcctcccgagtagctgggattacaggcatccgccaccacgcctggataatttttgtatttttagaagagaccggggttacaccatgttgtccaggatggtctcaaactcctgacctcaagtgatctgcccacctcggcctcccaaagtgtacgTATCTTTTTAGTAACGATGTATTTGACGATGATTTAAAAAACCCGATCCTTGAAGGCCCTTGATAGACGCTGAGGTGAGTACAGGCCTGACTCTGAGGGTCATGCGCCTAGCAGGCGTCGCCCGGTGCACAGGGCCAGGAGCTGAGTCGTGCGGGACTGGATGGAGGCCAGGGGATGTAGAAGACCTGGGCAGCTCCCCAGGACCAAGCCCTCTCGCCTGGGGCTCCCCGGGGAGTTAGGCCGAACCCCGCTGTGCCCTTCACTCTGCAGCCCTCGTGGGGATCATCACAGAGGCAGGAGCTGGCAACCGAGGTGACTGCCTTAGAGTGGAGGGAAACCGGGGCGGGATGTCGCCCGGCGGCTCCCACACGATGAGGGGAAaaggcactccagtctgggtggcagagcgggactccgtccgaaaaaaaaaaacaaaggaaatgtaGAAACGCAGCCCACCCAGGTTTTCCACGGCCGTTCATGGTTACGCTTCTGGAAGGACCCGTGTCCTCTTAGATGTAGCAGGATTCCGATGGGAGCCACCCCGGGTCCACTCGCCCCCGGGACCTGCCGTGGGAGCTTTCTTTCCTGGTAGGGTGCCTGACTCTGCCTGCATGCTCCCCCCGCTGTCTGTGGCACCACTTGGGGCCGGGGACCCCTGCCCCCCTGGCAAGACCAGGTCAGCTCTGCCCCCGGGCCACGGAGCAGGAACCAGAGCTGAGGCTGCTGAGGTGGCGCAGGGTTGCTGTGGGGGCCTGTGCGCCGTGGGGGCCTGGGTGGGGGTGTTCTCACTTCCCCCGGAGTCTGGAAGGCCGTCTTTGTGATGGATTTGATGCAGATGTGTCCACTTTGCTTTTGTTGATGGCGTCTGAGGCTCTGGAGTCCATGGCAGCCTTGCCTCCGTTTGCATAATCTGAATTTTGGGAAAATTGCCCCTATGTGGACTAGTTGCAGGGACAGCGCCCTCCGCCAAGGCTGCCGGTGGCGTTTGCCTTATGTGTCCGGTGCTGGGTGAGTGCCAGCTTTTCACTGGTCAGCTCTGCCCGTGGCCCTCACCTGTGGTCTGTGCCATCACCAGGGCGAGGCTGACCTGTGGGACGGGGTCCCTGCACAGCCTCGCCGTCCCCCCAATCCCCCCAACAGGGTCTGGTCCCAGCTGCCATTGTGCAGCCTTGCCGCCTCCCCCCGCGTCAGGGTCCGGTCCTGGCCGCTGTGCCGCGGTCACTTGTGGCCCTCCTGTGTTCTTTACCTGGACCCTTGCCTTTGCTGATGGCGACCTGTGACGGTTCAGCTGCGTTCTCAGAGGTCGGCTGTCCTCGTGGGCGTCTCCGGTGCAGTTGGCGCGGTGAGGTTGGCTTCTGCCATGGACGGGGCCTTCTCGTGGTGATGACAGTCGCCCTTGGTCTGGTGTCTGCAGTGCTCCGAGGACCGGCCCTGCCCATCCCTGGCGTTCACTCCTCAGCTTCCTTCCATGGAGTGGGCGgcttccctcctctccctggtTTGTGGGGTGTTTCTCTTTTGCACCTGATGCGTTAAACCCATTACCGGCCTAGGTCAGCCTGAGGTTGGTTTGTCCTGGCCACGGCAGCTCCTGCGCCCCTCCATTGTGGAGGGTGCCCTTCTGTCTGCCCTGCGTCACTGGGCTGGGCCTGGCCCCGCTCTGCTGTGGCCCTGGGACTGGAAGTATGTGCTGCCCTGGTGTTCGGGGGCTCTTGGGTCCTGGGGCGCTGCAAcccctcattttctttccttggggTGCAGATGAATTGGGGTGGCAGGGAACCGAGCCCACAGTGGCCAGCCCCTGCGGCCCCAGGTCAGAGGGCAGGGCCGGCCTGGACAGAGCTGCCCAGAAGGGTCTGCGGCCGGGTCCACATGAGTCTAGGTGCCTCTGAGGGCACTGGGACGGGGGTGGCCTGCACCTGCCCAGCCCAGTGAGGTCCCTGGCCTCCCTTCAGCTTTGCCCTGGGCTCTGGGCTGAGGGCTGTGTGGTGATGTCAGCCCAGGGACTGTGACATCACTCAGTGGAGACAGTCAGAGAAGGGGGCTCCCGGGGCCCTCCCCAGGGAACTGGCCCTGGACCCAGACCAGATGGAGGACCCGGAGAAGAACAGGGCAGGTAGCAGCCTGAGGctagggctggggaaggggatggGAGCTGACGGGGAGAGAGCAGCCCCTTGTGGGGATGGCTGCAATCCCCTCGTTGGCGCCCGGGAGCCATCCTTGGCGTGTGACCCGGAGCCGGCACTCGCCCCCTGGGATGGAATCGTGGCTGTGTGGGTTGGGTGGAGGCTGGGTGAGGATCAGCGTCCCTTCGTCCCTCCCTGGGGTTGTTGCTTTTCGCTGTGGCCCTCAGGCAACAGGGCAggcccccaacccccaggcctgCGTGGGCACTGTGGGTGCCCAGCCTTCACGTCCTCGCTTCCTTCCAGGCCCCGGCCTTGTCTGGCTTCCCTTGGGCACCCCCTGGGGTTCGGAGAGCCCCAGAAGAGGCCGGGCTCTTCCTCCTTGGTGATGGACGGGTGCTGGGCCCTGACCGAGTGGTGACCGCCTCCAGGGAGTGATCTGCGCCCTCGGAAGCTGCTGAGTCTTGGGGTGGCGGCTCTTGtttgtgggggcagggggagctgGGCACCCGCCCTGTGCCCACGGAACACAGCCCAGGGTGGCGGCCCTGCCTGTCCTCTGACtgccctcctgctgctgctgctgctgtgaggGCCTCAGGCGCAGGCAGTGACTGTCGGGGCCACTCCTGAGATGGGGGACGTGGGCTAGCGGCCACTGTGGGCGGCAGGTGTGCAGGCAGTGCTCCCGTTTTCCACTGGGCTGCCCTTCACCGGCTGTGGGTCAGCGCCCCCCACTGAGGCTCAGGCTGAGGCGAGGCTCCGTGGGGCGGGCGTGTGCCAGGGTGAGGCTCTGCCTGGTGGGTGTGTGCCTGGGCGAGGCTCCGTGAGGCGGGGGCGGCGCCCAGGTCAGGGGCTTCTCCGTCCATGTCAGGCTTAGGGTGGGTGTGGCTGGGCCCTCCCTCTGCTGTCCGCCCACGACCCCCTCAGAGGGGCTGTCGTGAGATGCTTGGAGGCGGGATCCAGCCCTGAGTATGCAGGGAGTGCTCAGTGGACCCCCGTGCCACTGCTGTCACCGGAGGAGGCTGCTGCCCGGCTCCGGGCTCCATCTGCAAAGCCGGGTGTGCATCTGTGTGGCTCAGCTCTGCAGGGCACAGTGGGGTTTGCTCCCGGCCCTGAGGCCGGGCACAGGGAGGCCAGTGCTCATCCAGGGTGCCAGAGAGAAAGTAGCAACCCCAACCTGCCTGGGCCACAACACCCAAGACCACTGTATCAGAACAGACGCCAGCGGGGCAGCCTGCTCGTTGGCCGGGCGGAGCAGGGTCGGCACACAGCCCGGGCTGGCCTTCACCCCAGCTCCCAACAGCGTTGGGTCCCTGAGTGAAGGGCCTGCCCCTTtctcatcctcctgcctccaggtCATGGGGCAGGGGTGCCGAGAGGCCCTGCGGGAGCCAGGACCTGAGAGGTGATGGTCACCACCCAGACGAGGGGCCGGGGGTCGCACAAGGAGGCTTCCAGGGGGATGCCAGGAGCAGTGGGGCCCTAGACCCAGCAGGGCAGCGCTCACGTCACAGGTTCTGGGGGGTGGGGCTTGTCATCTGTGCAGGTGCAGCTGGGATGGGGATTTGGTGCTTTTTATTCTGCAAAAGCTGGAACGCATGTAGCTGAGCCAAGATCAgatagcatggtggctcatgcctgtggtcccagctacctgggaggatgaggcgggaaaattgcttgaactcgggaggcggaggttgtaatgagccgagatcctgccactgcactccagcctcagtgatggagctagatcctgtctcaaaaaacagaagacCACGCGTCCTAGCCGGCGAGGCCACTCTGTACTCAGACCCGGCAGCTGTGGCTGTGGCACAGGCGCTCACCCTGCGGCATTGGCCCTTTCAGTGGTTGGTGTTGACCCTCCACAGAGGGGCTGGGTGGGGTGTGTTCAGTCCCATCTGGGTGGACTGAGTGTTGAGGATGGGAGAGTGTTTAAGGAGGTGGCGGTTACAGACTCCAGCATCGGGACACGGGGCCGTGGGTCATGCCCACATCCGTGGGGGCTGTGAGACAGCCGTCCAGAAGCTTCTGCCTCCGAGCCAGGAGGACACCCCAGAGAGCCCCAGGAGGCTTGTTCCAGAATTTAGGGCTCAGCCTCGATGAACCTGGCCAGGCGGCGGTTGATGGGTTAATTCAGTTCATCAATCACACATCACTCAGGGTTTCTTAGCAGAAGGAACTGACCTAGCCAATCGCTCACctggaagagagaaggagggaggaggtggggattCTGCAGAGGGAAGGCTGGTGGTGGCGCCCGCCTTCGACGGTCGTGCCCTGATGCTGCGTGGCTTAAACGGTGCCACCCGGAGATTGGTGGGCGGGATTGGGCCTCTGGGGTCCCCGGCTGTGGAGAGGGCAAGGCAGGGACGGCTAGAAAGAAAAGCAACCTGGACGcaggccccacctccctccaggcaGCCCCACAGGCTCGAGGGCCACCGTGTCAGGAGGGATAGCCTAGATGGAGAGCAGGAGGGTGCCTTGCCCAGCCTGGAGGCCCGCAAGGATGAGAAGCAATGTGTGCCCGGGAGGTCACGTGGGCACCACAGACGGAAGTGGAGCCGGGGGAGAGATGTCCCGGGATGCACCAGGCACTCGTGCAAACCAAGTACTGAGCAGAGAGCAGCCTGGGAGAGAAGGGGGCTGCCCCGAGCGGCTTGGGTGGCCGGGCCTGTGGGAGACCTTGGGTTTGCTGTTAGGAGGGACAGTGAGCGCAGGCACCTCTCTCTCCACTTCATGTCTGTCCTCACTGAGGGAGCCGAGCAGATGCCTTTGCCCCTGCAGGTCCCCCATGTCCCCTCGCCCGGGGCGCGCTCCACAGGCCAGGCCACTTTCACAGCTCACCAcacaggcagagactggagggTGCGCAGGACCCCGGGTGACTGCAGGCGTGGGCACAGAGGGGCCTCTGAGGGCGTCTGGCGGCATCCGAGCAGCTGCCAGATCTCCCCTGGAAACACCGGGGTGTGTGCTCGGTGGGTGccgtgtgtggggggtgtgtgctCGGCGGGCGCCGTGTCTGTGGGGTGGGCGCTCAGCGGGTGCCatgtatgtgtggggtgtgtgcttGGCGGGTGCCATGTTTGTGGGTGGGCGCTCGGCGGGcgctgtgtgtgtggggtgggcgCTCGGCGGGCGCCGTGTATGTGGGGTGGGCGCTCGGCGGGCACTGTGTGTGTCGCACGGCCACTGCTTAGGGCCCCCTGGAGCTGCAGGGCACACAGCAGAGCCAGCCTCATGTCACCACGTGCTTCCCCCGTGTGCAGGGAGGGGTTGGAGGTGTGCGCTTGTCTTGTCCGGAAGCCGGGTGTTGGGACGCGTCCTGACGACGGCGCTGCCCACATCCTAATGGGACACCTGAGGGACATCAGTGGCTGAGTAAGGGGCCCCTCCCGAGCAGGTCTGGAGGCGTTGGAAGCGCATTGTAGCCTCATGGGGCACCTGCCTGCCCTGCCTGGAATTGAGGGGCGATTGGGACTCCCACTGCCCCCAACAAAGCCTGTGCCCCTGATGTCTGTCCAGAGCACGGCTTCCTCCTCAGTGGTTCCCAGAGGCCGCTGGGCCTCACTTGGTCCTTTTTGGGCAGCGAGTGTGTATGTTGGGGGAACAGGAGCCCGGCAGGGCCGTCTTGCAGGGCTCAGCAGTGGGGGTCGTGGGGTTGGTGCACGAGGGCAGGAGAGCTGCCCGGCTCCTGCTAGGTGTCTAGAGGGCCTCAGCTCTCCCAGGCACTGTCCCCCGTCCCCCCGTCCCCCCATCCAGGGCCGCAGCAGCCCAGCTCTCCCAGGCACTGTCCCCCCGTTCCCCTATCCCCCGTCCAGGCActgtcccccctccccccatcccccccGCCCCCATCTGGGGCCACAGCAGCCGGTATTGAGTGTGGGTATGAGCTTTGGCTCTGGGTCCTGAGCGTCCCCTCCCCAAATTCCCCATGTGGCTTCCTAGTCTGCATCTCCGTCTGCTCCCAGGGTGCGAGTTGGTTTTTGTATTAATAACTGAGGTGTGACACTCGGGCTGTACCCGCTAGCTGTGTAACTCATGCAGCTTAGTGCCTTTAGCTCATCATGAGGCCGTGTCTCTGTCTGTGCCATCTAATAGAGGATATTTT contains:
- the LOC100614472 gene encoding uncharacterized protein LOC100614472 (The RefSeq protein has 1 substitution, 3 frameshifts compared to this genomic sequence), with the translated sequence MQTEARLPWTPEPQTPSTKAKWTHLHQIHHKDGLPDSGRSENTPHPGPHGAQAPTATPAPPQQPQLWFLLRGPGAELTWSCQGGRGPRPQVVPQTAGGACRQSQAPYQERKLPRQVPGASGPGVAPIGILLHLRGHGSFQKRNHERPWKTWVGCVSTFPLFFFSDGVPLCHPDWSAFSPHRVGAAGRHPAPVSLHSKAVTSVASSCLCDDPHEGCRVKGTAGFGLTPRGAPGERAWSWGAAQVFYIPWPPSSPARLSSWPCAPGDAC